From the genome of Zalophus californianus isolate mZalCal1 chromosome 6, mZalCal1.pri.v2, whole genome shotgun sequence, one region includes:
- the COQ6 gene encoding LOW QUALITY PROTEIN: ubiquinone biosynthesis monooxygenase COQ6, mitochondrial (The sequence of the model RefSeq protein was modified relative to this genomic sequence to represent the inferred CDS: inserted 1 base in 1 codon) encodes MAARLAVSRWRAAPAAAGKGPLLSCRRWSGAKADTVYDVVVSGGGLVGAAMACALGYDIHFCDKKILLLEAGPKKVWEKLPETYSNRVSSISPGSATLLSSFGAWDHICXMRYRAFRRMQVWDACSEALIMFDKDNLDDMGYIVENDVIMCALTKQLEAVSGETGVTVLYRSKALSYTWPYPFTMADSSPWVHITLGDGSTLQTKLLIGADGHNSGVRQAAGIQNVSWSYDQSAVVATLHLSEATENNVAWQRFLPSGPIALLPLSDTLSSLVWSTSHDHAAELVSMDEEKFVDTINSAFWSDANHTDFIDSASTMLQYAVGFLKPTKVSARQMPPSVAGVDAKSRVLFPLGLGHAAEYVRPRLALIGDAAHRVHPLAGQGVNMGFGDVSSLVHHLSAAAFNGKDLGSMSHLAGYETDRQRHNTALLAATDLLKRLYSTSATPLVLLRTWGLQATNAVPPLKEQIMAFASK; translated from the exons ATGGCGGCCCGGCTGGCTGTGAGCCGGTGGAGGGCTGCACCTGCAGCTGCTGGGAAAGGCCCGCTGCTCTCCTGCCGGAGGTGGTCGGGCGCCAAGGCCGACACGGTGTACGATGTGGTGGTGTCGGGCGGAGGCCTGGTGGGTGCCGCCATGGCCTGTGCTTTGG gatatgaTATTCACTTTTGTGACAAGAAAATCCTCTTGCTAGAAGCAGGACCAAAGAAAGTATGGGAGAAATTGCCAGAAACTTACAGCAACAGAGTCAGCTCCATTTCCCCCGGCTCTGCAACCCTTCTCAGTA GTTTTGGTGCCTGGGATCACATCT ACATGAGATACAGAGCCTTTCGGCGAATGCAG GTGTGGGATGCCTGCTCAGAGGCCCTGATAATGTTCGATAAGGATAATCTGGATGACATGGGCTATATAGTGGAGAATGATGTCATAATGTGCGCTCTCACCAAGCAGCTGGAGGCGGTGTCAGGTGAG ACCGGGGTGACAGTTCTCTACAGGAGCAAAGCACTCAGCTACACCTGGCCTTATCCGTTTACCATGGCAGACTCCAGCCCTTGGGTTCATATTACCCTAGGTGATGGCAGCACCCTCCAGACTAAATTGTTG ATTGGTGCAGATGGTCACAACTCAGGAGTGCGGCAGGCTGCTGGGATTCAGAATGTCAGCTGGAGCTATGATCAGTCTGCTGTTGTGGCTACTCTGCATTTATCGGAG GCCACAGAAAACAACGTAGCTTGGCAGAGATTTCTTCCCTCTGGGCCCATTGCTTTGCTCCCG CTCTCAGACACCTTGAGTTCCTTGGTTTGGTCCACATCCCATGACCATGCAGCAGAGCTCGTCAGCATGGATGAGGAAAAGTTTGTGGATACCATTAACTCTGCTTTC TGGAGTGATGCCAACCACACAGACTTCATTGACTCGGCCAGCACCATGCTGCAATATGCTGTTGGCTTTCTGAAGCCCACTAAGGTCTCAGCTCGCCAGATGCCCCCAAGTGTCGCCGGAGTGGACGCCAAAAGTCGAGTGCTGTTTCCACTTGGGTTGGGACATGCTGCCGAGTACGTCCGGCCGCGACTGGCTCTCATCGG GGATGCAGCCCACAGAGTCCATCCACTTGCAGGACAAGGTGTCAACATGGGCTTTGGGGATGTCTCCAGCTTGGTCCATCACCTCAGTGCTGCAGCCTTCAATGGAAAGGACTTGG gctCTATGAGCCATCTTGCAGGTTACGAAACAGATCGACAGCGTCACAACACTGCTCTTCTGGCTGCTACTGACCTACTGAAAAGGCTCTATTCCACCAGTGCCACTCCGCTGGTGCTGCTCCGGACATGGGGCTTGCAGGCCACAAATGCAGTACCTCCACTCAAA gAACAGATTATGGCCTTTGCAAGCAAATGA